The following proteins are encoded in a genomic region of Streptomyces sp. NBC_01723:
- a CDS encoding ABC transporter ATP-binding protein: MTMFRSRTRGGHDQGPAPEALRLVKVTRTYGSAENAVTALDGVTLSLARGTFTAVMGPSGSGKSTLLQCAAGLDRPDSGIVWVDGAELTGGTEAELTKFRRGRVGFVFQQYNLLDTLTVAQNTVLPLKLAGRRVDRGRAREILTTVGLEDRLGHRPAQLSGGQRQRVAIARALVTEPRVIFADEPTGALDTRSARQVMLLLQEAVRVHARTVVMVTHDPVAASYADSVVFLADGRLAGRMDAPTPDAVAERLAHLGDTVTAGV, translated from the coding sequence ATGACGATGTTCCGTTCCCGCACACGCGGCGGCCACGACCAGGGCCCCGCCCCCGAGGCCCTCCGGCTCGTCAAGGTGACCCGGACCTACGGCTCCGCGGAGAACGCCGTGACCGCCCTGGACGGAGTGACCCTGAGTCTGGCCCGCGGCACGTTCACGGCGGTCATGGGACCGTCGGGCTCGGGCAAGTCCACGCTGCTGCAGTGCGCGGCGGGGCTCGACCGGCCGGACAGCGGCATCGTGTGGGTGGACGGCGCGGAGCTGACCGGAGGCACCGAGGCGGAGCTGACCAAGTTCCGGCGCGGCCGGGTCGGATTCGTGTTCCAGCAGTACAACCTGCTGGACACGCTGACGGTCGCGCAGAACACGGTGCTCCCGCTCAAGCTCGCCGGACGCCGCGTCGACCGCGGCCGGGCCCGCGAGATCCTGACCACCGTCGGCCTCGAGGACCGGCTGGGGCACCGCCCCGCCCAGCTCTCCGGCGGTCAGCGGCAGCGGGTGGCGATCGCCCGCGCCCTGGTCACCGAGCCCCGGGTGATCTTCGCCGACGAGCCGACGGGCGCGCTGGACACGCGCAGCGCCCGGCAGGTGATGCTGCTGCTCCAGGAGGCGGTTCGGGTGCACGCGCGGACCGTGGTGATGGTGACGCACGACCCGGTCGCCGCCTCGTACGCGGACTCGGTGGTGTTCCTCGCCGACGGACGGCTGGCGGGGCGGATGGACGCGCCGACCCCGGACGCGGTCGCGGAGCGGCTGGCGCACCTGGGCGACACCGTGACGGCGGGGGTGTGA
- a CDS encoding family 78 glycoside hydrolase catalytic domain, whose translation MEDGVHGEHEERTTVRRRTVLATTLGALPAVVAYQTGAASPATAAPAETPADGGGTSVTGLTTEHRTNPLGTDAPRPRFGWRTHSTARGRRQTAYRILVATDPRRLAAGRTDVWDSGRVTSPDSVAVPYAGPGLRATTRYHWTVTVWDEHGRARTAPAAHFETGLLGTDGVTHWDGARWIGMAGKAPNSAGAPVLRRQEPLRRARVAEARLYVSALGVYDAYVNGRRVEVPHGDGRTTELLTPGWTNYDARVDYLTYDVTDLVTADRSQVTLGAVLGNGWYNSRVSEGSTYYSADGNPLALKAKLLIRYTDGTTQSVVTAPDDGWRAIDTGPWRADDIYDGQTYDARRELPGWAAGGYDTSGWAEVAEHDLAARFPDAQVVAHPGESARIVPEWDLRPRSVTVHTGVTGQEGSPNGRGRVVADPERTVTDPGRAARAQVVLRPGETAVLDLGQNMVGVPRYSLRGPSGAQVVLTFGEMLNDSSAGADGPEGSVYRANLRSAKATSTYVLKGDPNGETHQDSLTFYGFRYVSVTTTAEVTITALTGRVATSAVHDTGTVATDDAKVNQLISNVRWGQRGNYFWVPTDCPQRDERLGWTGDTQVFAATGLYNADAVTFLSHFQDNLIDSQRIYGVDGAQFTAVSPGNRYNAAQPVSGWADCGVVVPWTVWQMTGDRTVVDRSWEAMTRYVDWIRGRSADGHTGQGALFADWLAPQSTGTQLMSDVYYGYSVRLMAHMARATGRAGEADTYDRLFAGIRRAFMTTYLDTADDKVTVRSSRGGKPINGPDPEDDSQTALLWVLKLGFYDTEAQRRALVGLLAENIGNDAAYKEAHPGSTRVQYAENTLSVGFLGVNVLAPVLTDEGRADLAYALLHQNAMPSWLYSVDNGATTIWERWNSYSKEDGFGPVEMNSFNHYSYGAVLEWMYESMAGIAREPDHPGFRHFRLRPHLDPTGRIKHVTGSHLSPYGEIRSEWTVRGRTVHHRAAVPANSTATLRLPTPDPDGVRAGRTPLARVDGVEYLGAEDGAVAYRLPSGRYEVTFPLG comes from the coding sequence ATGGAGGACGGAGTGCACGGAGAGCACGAGGAGCGCACCACGGTGCGGCGCAGAACGGTCCTGGCCACCACACTCGGCGCGCTGCCGGCGGTCGTGGCCTACCAGACGGGCGCCGCATCCCCCGCCACGGCCGCACCGGCCGAGACCCCCGCCGACGGGGGCGGCACCTCGGTGACCGGCCTGACCACGGAACACCGCACGAACCCGCTCGGCACCGACGCGCCCCGCCCGCGCTTCGGCTGGCGCACGCACTCCACCGCCCGGGGCCGCCGGCAGACCGCGTACCGGATCCTGGTGGCCACCGACCCGCGCCGCCTCGCCGCGGGCCGCACGGACGTGTGGGACAGCGGCCGCGTCACCTCGCCCGACTCGGTGGCCGTGCCCTACGCGGGGCCCGGACTGCGCGCCACGACCCGCTACCACTGGACGGTGACGGTCTGGGACGAGCACGGCCGCGCCCGCACCGCCCCCGCCGCCCACTTCGAGACCGGCCTGCTCGGCACCGACGGCGTCACCCACTGGGACGGCGCCCGCTGGATCGGCATGGCCGGCAAAGCGCCGAACAGCGCCGGAGCCCCGGTCCTGCGCCGCCAGGAGCCGCTGCGCCGCGCCCGGGTCGCCGAGGCCCGGCTGTACGTCTCGGCGCTCGGCGTGTACGACGCGTACGTCAACGGGCGGCGCGTCGAGGTGCCGCACGGCGACGGCCGCACAACCGAACTGCTGACCCCGGGCTGGACCAACTACGACGCCCGGGTCGACTACCTCACCTACGACGTCACCGACCTGGTGACGGCCGACCGTTCGCAGGTCACCCTCGGCGCGGTGCTCGGCAACGGCTGGTACAACAGCCGCGTCTCCGAGGGCAGCACGTACTACTCGGCGGACGGCAACCCGCTCGCCCTGAAGGCGAAACTGCTGATCCGCTACACCGACGGCACCACGCAGAGCGTCGTCACCGCCCCGGACGACGGCTGGCGCGCCATCGACACCGGCCCCTGGCGCGCCGACGACATCTACGACGGCCAGACCTACGACGCCCGCCGGGAGCTGCCCGGCTGGGCGGCGGGCGGCTACGACACCTCCGGCTGGGCCGAGGTCGCCGAACACGACCTCGCCGCCCGGTTCCCGGACGCCCAAGTCGTCGCCCATCCCGGCGAATCGGCCCGCATCGTGCCCGAGTGGGACCTGCGCCCGCGCTCCGTCACGGTCCACACGGGCGTCACCGGCCAGGAGGGCAGCCCGAACGGCAGGGGCCGCGTCGTCGCAGACCCCGAGCGCACCGTCACCGACCCCGGCCGCGCCGCCCGCGCGCAGGTCGTCCTGCGGCCCGGCGAGACCGCGGTCCTCGACCTCGGCCAGAACATGGTCGGCGTCCCCCGCTACAGCCTGCGCGGCCCGTCCGGCGCCCAGGTCGTCCTCACCTTCGGCGAGATGCTCAACGACTCCAGCGCGGGCGCCGACGGCCCCGAGGGCTCCGTCTACCGGGCCAACCTGCGCTCCGCCAAGGCCACCAGCACCTACGTCCTCAAGGGGGACCCGAACGGCGAGACGCACCAGGACTCCCTCACCTTCTACGGATTCCGCTACGTCTCCGTCACGACCACGGCCGAGGTCACGATCACCGCGCTGACCGGCCGGGTCGCCACCTCCGCCGTCCACGACACCGGCACGGTCGCCACCGACGACGCCAAGGTCAACCAGCTGATCAGCAACGTCCGTTGGGGACAGCGCGGCAACTACTTCTGGGTGCCCACCGACTGCCCGCAGCGCGACGAACGCCTCGGCTGGACCGGCGACACCCAGGTCTTCGCCGCCACCGGTCTCTACAACGCCGACGCGGTCACCTTCCTGAGCCACTTCCAGGACAACCTGATCGACTCCCAGCGGATCTACGGGGTCGACGGCGCCCAGTTCACCGCCGTCTCACCGGGCAACCGCTACAACGCCGCGCAACCGGTCAGCGGCTGGGCCGACTGCGGAGTGGTCGTCCCGTGGACGGTGTGGCAGATGACCGGCGACCGCACCGTCGTCGACCGCAGCTGGGAGGCGATGACCCGCTACGTCGACTGGATCCGCGGCCGCAGCGCCGACGGCCACACCGGCCAGGGCGCCCTGTTCGCCGACTGGCTGGCCCCGCAGAGCACCGGCACCCAGCTCATGAGCGACGTCTACTACGGCTACAGCGTCCGCCTGATGGCCCACATGGCCCGCGCCACCGGCCGCGCCGGCGAGGCCGACACCTACGACCGCCTCTTCGCCGGTATCCGCCGCGCCTTCATGACCACCTACCTGGACACGGCGGACGACAAGGTCACCGTCCGCTCCAGCCGCGGCGGCAAACCGATCAACGGCCCCGACCCCGAGGACGACAGCCAGACCGCCCTGCTCTGGGTCCTCAAACTCGGCTTCTACGACACCGAGGCACAGCGCCGGGCCCTCGTCGGCCTGCTCGCGGAGAACATCGGCAACGACGCCGCCTACAAGGAGGCCCACCCCGGGAGCACCCGCGTCCAGTACGCCGAGAACACCCTCTCCGTCGGCTTCCTCGGCGTGAACGTGCTCGCCCCGGTCCTCACCGACGAGGGCCGCGCCGACCTGGCGTACGCGCTGCTCCACCAGAACGCGATGCCGTCCTGGCTGTACTCCGTCGACAACGGCGCCACCACCATCTGGGAGCGCTGGAACTCGTACTCGAAGGAGGACGGCTTCGGACCGGTCGAGATGAACTCCTTCAACCACTACTCCTACGGCGCCGTCCTGGAGTGGATGTACGAGTCCATGGCCGGCATCGCCCGCGAGCCGGACCACCCGGGCTTCCGGCACTTCCGGCTGCGCCCGCACCTGGATCCCACCGGCCGCATCAAGCACGTCACCGGCTCGCACCTGTCGCCGTACGGCGAGATCCGCAGCGAGTGGACCGTACGCGGACGCACGGTCCACCACCGGGCCGCCGTCCCCGCCAACTCCACCGCCACCCTGCGCCTTCCCACGCCCGACCCGGACGGCGTCCGCGCGGGCCGGACCCCGCTGGCCCGGGTCGACGGCGTGGAGTACCTGGGCGCCGAGGACGGCGCCGTGGCCTACCGGCTGCCCTCCGGGCGCTACGAGGTGACGTTCCCGCTCGGCTGA
- a CDS encoding LutC/YkgG family protein, with translation MSSRERILGRVRRALANAPADEVPVARDYLREHGRRTTGQTVELLAENLADYRAIVHRCADGELPALLAGLLSARGSRSVVVPPGLPPGWLAEAGARPVPDEAASTAPELDLVDSVVTGCAVAVAETGTIVLDGSPDQGRRRITLVPDHHICVVRVPDQVVSSVPQALERLDPARPLTWISGPSATSDIELDRVEGVHGPRTLEVVLVGGQPSGNVTS, from the coding sequence GTGAGCAGCAGGGAACGCATCCTGGGCCGGGTGCGGCGCGCCCTCGCCAACGCGCCGGCCGACGAGGTGCCCGTCGCACGGGACTACCTGCGCGAGCACGGGCGGCGGACCACCGGGCAGACGGTGGAGCTGCTCGCCGAGAACCTCGCGGACTACCGGGCGATCGTGCACCGGTGCGCGGACGGTGAGCTGCCCGCGCTGCTGGCCGGTCTGCTGTCGGCGCGCGGCTCGCGGAGCGTGGTGGTGCCGCCGGGGCTGCCGCCGGGCTGGCTGGCGGAGGCGGGGGCGCGCCCGGTCCCGGACGAGGCGGCGAGTACGGCGCCGGAGCTGGACCTGGTGGACAGCGTGGTCACCGGCTGCGCGGTCGCCGTCGCCGAGACCGGCACGATCGTGCTGGACGGCTCGCCCGACCAGGGGCGCCGGCGCATCACCCTCGTGCCCGACCACCACATCTGCGTCGTGCGCGTGCCCGACCAGGTGGTCTCCTCCGTCCCGCAGGCCCTCGAACGCCTCGACCCGGCCCGTCCGCTGACGTGGATCTCCGGTCCGTCGGCGACCAGCGACATCGAGCTGGACCGGGTCGAGGGGGTGCACGGTCCGCGCACCCTGGAGGTGGTGCTGGTGGGCGGTCAGCCGAGCGGGAACGTCACCTCGTAG